From one Xiphophorus hellerii strain 12219 chromosome 18, Xiphophorus_hellerii-4.1, whole genome shotgun sequence genomic stretch:
- the bloc1s3 gene encoding biogenesis of lysosome-related organelles complex 1 subunit 3 isoform X1 produces the protein MSSSRYPIVVQGEASETDSDDEVYITSLTSHQTTAGGAKVPGEASETDSEDDPQQAVRSSVMAQESAQILKRELPPLIVVRDNPDVQSIVDDRPSPSHKPYAGDTLLQQKLLESNSRLYTDVGQRVRQVYGSASKEVHSVTSQLNTSQSAIINASHSIRLILDDLKAVSEKIDIITSCQILPDININHGYLTSPTP, from the exons ATGTCCAGCAGCAGATACCCGATAGTGGTGCAGGGGGAAGCGTCTGAAACGGACTCCGATGATGAAGTCTACATCACTTCTCTAACTTCTCACCAAACTACCGCAGGAGGAGCCAAg GTTCCTGGGGAAGCCTCGGAGACGGACAGTGAAGATGATCCGCAGCAGGCGGTCAGATCCTCTGTAATGGCTCAGGAGAGTGCTCAGATACTCAAGAGAGAGCTGCCCCCTCTTATTGTGGTCAGAGACAACCCCGATGTGCAGTCCATAGTAGATGACAGGCCGAGCCCTTCACACAAGCCTTATG CAGGAGATACCCTTCTacagcagaagctgctggagtCCAACAGCCGGCTGTATACCGATGTGGGGCAGAGGGTCCGACAGGTTTACGGCAGTGCCAGTAAGGAG GTCCACAGTGTGACATCTCAGCTGAATACATCCCAGAGTGCCATCATCAATGCTTCCCACAGTATCAGATTAATTCTGGACGATCTGAAGGCCGTTTCCGAGAAGATCGACATTATCACCAGCTGCCAAATACTGCCTGATATTAATATCAACCATGGTTATTTAACTTCACCTACACCTTAA
- the bloc1s3 gene encoding biogenesis of lysosome-related organelles complex 1 subunit 3 isoform X2 encodes MSSSRYPIVVQGEASETDSDDEVYITSLTSHQTTAGGAKVPGEASETDSEDDPQQAVRSSVMAQESAQILKRELPPLIVVRDNPDVQSIVDDRPSPSHKPYGDTLLQQKLLESNSRLYTDVGQRVRQVYGSASKEVHSVTSQLNTSQSAIINASHSIRLILDDLKAVSEKIDIITSCQILPDININHGYLTSPTP; translated from the exons ATGTCCAGCAGCAGATACCCGATAGTGGTGCAGGGGGAAGCGTCTGAAACGGACTCCGATGATGAAGTCTACATCACTTCTCTAACTTCTCACCAAACTACCGCAGGAGGAGCCAAg GTTCCTGGGGAAGCCTCGGAGACGGACAGTGAAGATGATCCGCAGCAGGCGGTCAGATCCTCTGTAATGGCTCAGGAGAGTGCTCAGATACTCAAGAGAGAGCTGCCCCCTCTTATTGTGGTCAGAGACAACCCCGATGTGCAGTCCATAGTAGATGACAGGCCGAGCCCTTCACACAAGCCTTATG GAGATACCCTTCTacagcagaagctgctggagtCCAACAGCCGGCTGTATACCGATGTGGGGCAGAGGGTCCGACAGGTTTACGGCAGTGCCAGTAAGGAG GTCCACAGTGTGACATCTCAGCTGAATACATCCCAGAGTGCCATCATCAATGCTTCCCACAGTATCAGATTAATTCTGGACGATCTGAAGGCCGTTTCCGAGAAGATCGACATTATCACCAGCTGCCAAATACTGCCTGATATTAATATCAACCATGGTTATTTAACTTCACCTACACCTTAA
- the bloc1s3 gene encoding biogenesis of lysosome-related organelles complex 1 subunit 3 isoform X4 — protein sequence MSSSRYPIVVQGEASETDSDDEVYITSLTSHQTTAGGAKVPGEASETDSEDDPQQAVRSSVMAQESAQILKRELPPLIVVRDNPDVQSIVDDRPSPSHKPYGDTLLQQKLLESNSRLYTDVGQRVRQVYGSASPQCDISAEYIPECHHQCFPQYQINSGRSEGRFREDRHYHQLPNTA from the exons ATGTCCAGCAGCAGATACCCGATAGTGGTGCAGGGGGAAGCGTCTGAAACGGACTCCGATGATGAAGTCTACATCACTTCTCTAACTTCTCACCAAACTACCGCAGGAGGAGCCAAg GTTCCTGGGGAAGCCTCGGAGACGGACAGTGAAGATGATCCGCAGCAGGCGGTCAGATCCTCTGTAATGGCTCAGGAGAGTGCTCAGATACTCAAGAGAGAGCTGCCCCCTCTTATTGTGGTCAGAGACAACCCCGATGTGCAGTCCATAGTAGATGACAGGCCGAGCCCTTCACACAAGCCTTATG GAGATACCCTTCTacagcagaagctgctggagtCCAACAGCCGGCTGTATACCGATGTGGGGCAGAGGGTCCGACAGGTTTACGGCAGTGCCA GTCCACAGTGTGACATCTCAGCTGAATACATCCCAGAGTGCCATCATCAATGCTTCCCACAGTATCAGATTAATTCTGGACGATCTGAAGGCCGTTTCCGAGAAGATCGACATTATCACCAGCTGCCAAATACTGCCTGA
- the bloc1s3 gene encoding biogenesis of lysosome-related organelles complex 1 subunit 3 isoform X3, producing MSSSRYPIVVQGEASETDSDDEVYITSLTSHQTTAGGAKVPGEASETDSEDDPQQAVRSSVMAQESAQILKRELPPLIVVRDNPDVQSIVDDRPSPSHKPYAGDTLLQQKLLESNSRLYTDVGQRVRQVYGSASPQCDISAEYIPECHHQCFPQYQINSGRSEGRFREDRHYHQLPNTA from the exons ATGTCCAGCAGCAGATACCCGATAGTGGTGCAGGGGGAAGCGTCTGAAACGGACTCCGATGATGAAGTCTACATCACTTCTCTAACTTCTCACCAAACTACCGCAGGAGGAGCCAAg GTTCCTGGGGAAGCCTCGGAGACGGACAGTGAAGATGATCCGCAGCAGGCGGTCAGATCCTCTGTAATGGCTCAGGAGAGTGCTCAGATACTCAAGAGAGAGCTGCCCCCTCTTATTGTGGTCAGAGACAACCCCGATGTGCAGTCCATAGTAGATGACAGGCCGAGCCCTTCACACAAGCCTTATG CAGGAGATACCCTTCTacagcagaagctgctggagtCCAACAGCCGGCTGTATACCGATGTGGGGCAGAGGGTCCGACAGGTTTACGGCAGTGCCA GTCCACAGTGTGACATCTCAGCTGAATACATCCCAGAGTGCCATCATCAATGCTTCCCACAGTATCAGATTAATTCTGGACGATCTGAAGGCCGTTTCCGAGAAGATCGACATTATCACCAGCTGCCAAATACTGCCTGA